From Candidatus Krumholzibacteriia bacterium, one genomic window encodes:
- a CDS encoding thioredoxin family protein → MNKKQPTVTSSHEPESLTSKGKSGRFWQVFWLTFLVASLASAWYSFYAPSNRIAWADNFTAAQQLAVKSDKPIILFFTGKWCSPCQIMKRQVWADDQVINTVNAAFIPVTIDMDNSNAAATLSRYEIGATPTTIITDSEGNVLQWKQGRMSKAEFLELLGEQDSFTDNDL, encoded by the coding sequence ATGAATAAAAAGCAACCCACAGTTACTTCATCCCATGAGCCAGAATCTCTGACGAGTAAGGGCAAGTCAGGCCGGTTCTGGCAAGTGTTTTGGCTTACATTTCTAGTGGCATCGCTTGCCTCCGCTTGGTACTCCTTCTATGCACCTTCCAACCGCATTGCCTGGGCCGACAACTTCACGGCTGCGCAACAACTGGCAGTCAAATCTGACAAACCGATAATTCTCTTTTTCACTGGCAAGTGGTGTTCACCCTGCCAGATCATGAAGCGCCAAGTCTGGGCGGATGACCAGGTGATCAATACGGTCAATGCAGCGTTTATTCCAGTGACGATTGACATGGATAACTCAAACGCCGCCGCAACTTTGAGTCGTTACGAAATTGGCGCCACGCCAACTACCATTATCACGGACTCAGAGGGGAATGTCCTCCAGTGGAAACAAGGGAGGATGAGCAAAGCGGAATTCCTTGAATTGTTAGGGGAGCAGGATTCGTTTACCGATAATGATCTGTAA
- a CDS encoding RDD family protein: MSCVVAAVSLSLTDPDGLRGIRTLLAGEQNEDAALNALADVAPLLARIDAPGLPASVKVAVEESDFRRAGELLVPHELDFSLVVGSDPPPLEPGHIRLEIQRLIPNPIRGIAVFGTAALYFTLLTAGSRLGTFGKRIFRIRVVRLDGQPLSYWESLDRFGGYLAGVGTFGIGFLDLWRDPNRRLAHDRISNTVVVRGTA, from the coding sequence GTGTCTTGTGTTGTCGCCGCTGTTTCGCTTTCACTGACCGACCCAGATGGACTCCGCGGAATCCGCACGCTTCTGGCGGGAGAGCAGAACGAGGACGCCGCATTGAATGCCCTGGCCGATGTCGCACCGCTATTGGCGAGAATCGATGCGCCCGGGCTTCCAGCGTCAGTAAAGGTCGCGGTGGAGGAATCAGATTTCCGTAGAGCCGGAGAACTCCTCGTGCCCCATGAACTTGATTTCTCTCTGGTGGTTGGCTCAGACCCTCCGCCTCTCGAACCAGGTCACATTCGACTCGAAATTCAGCGCTTGATCCCGAACCCGATCCGTGGCATCGCGGTTTTTGGTACCGCTGCGCTCTATTTCACGCTGCTCACCGCGGGTAGCCGCCTCGGGACCTTTGGGAAACGGATCTTCAGAATTCGGGTTGTGCGTCTTGATGGTCAACCACTCAGCTACTGGGAGAGCTTGGACCGTTTTGGAGGCTATCTGGCAGGTGTTGGCACCTTTGGCATTGGCTTCCTCGATCTATGGCGCGACCCAAACCGTAGACTCGCACACGATCGAATCTCGAATACGGTCGTGGTGCGTGGGACCGCCTGA